The Phacochoerus africanus isolate WHEZ1 chromosome 3, ROS_Pafr_v1, whole genome shotgun sequence genome window below encodes:
- the SLC32A1 gene encoding vesicular inhibitory amino acid transporter: protein MATLLRSKLSNVATSVSNKSQAKVSGMFARMGFQAATDEEAVGFAHCDDLDFEHRQGLQMDILKTEGEPCGDEGTEPPVEGDIHYQRGGGAPLPPSGSKDQALGAGGEFGGHDKPKITAWEAGWNVTNAIQGMFVLGLPYAILHGGYLGLFLIIFAAVVCCYTGKILIACLYEENEDGEVVRVRDSYVAIANACCAPRFPTLGGRVVNVAQIIELVMTCILYVVVSGNLMYNSFPGLPVSQKSWSIIATAVLLPCAFLKNLKAVSKFSLLCTLAHFVINILVIAYCLSRARDWAWEKVKFYIDVKKFPISIGIIVFSYTSQIFLPSLEGNMQQPSEFHCMMNWTHIAACVLKGLFALVAYLTWADETKEVITDNLPGSIRAVVNIFLVAKALLSYPLPFFAAVEVLEKSLFQEGSRAFFPACYGGDGRLKSWGLTLRCALVVFTLLMAIYVPHFALLMGLTGSLTGAGLCFLLPSLFHLRLLWRKLLWHQVFFDVAIFVIGGICSVSGFVHSLEGLIEAYRTNAED from the exons ATGGCCACCCTGCTCCGCAGCAAGCTGTCCAATGTGGCCACGTCCGTGTCCAACAAGTCCCAGGCCAAGGTGAGCGGCATGTTCGCCAGGATGGGTTTTCAGGCGGCCACCGACGAGGAGGCGGTGGGCTTCGCGCACTGCGACGACCTCGACTTTGAGCATCGTCAGGGCCTGCAGATGGACATCCTGAAAACCGAGGGCGAGCCCTGCGGGGACGAGGGCACCGAACCGCCCGTCGAGGGAGACATCCATTACCAGCGCGGCGGCGGCGCACCCCTGCCGCCCTCGGGCTCCAAGGACCAGGCCCTGGGAGCTGGTGGAGAGTTCGGGGGCCACGACAAGCCCAAGATCACGGCGTGGGAGGCAGGCTGGAACGTGACCAACGCTATCCAG GGCATGTTCGTGCTGGGCCTGCCCTACGCCATCCTGCACGGCGGCTACCTGGGGTTGTTCCTCATCATCTTCGCCGCCGTGGTGTGCTGCTACACCGGCAAGATCCTCATCGCCTGCTTGTACGAGGAGAACGAGGACGGCGAGGTGGTGCGTGTGCGGGACTCGTACGTGGCGATCGCCAACGCGTGCTGCGCTCCCCGCTTCCCCACGCTGGGCGGCCGAGTGGTGAACGTGGCGCAGATCATCGAGCTGGTGATGACTTGCATCTTGTACGTGGTGGTGAGCGGCAACCTCATGTACAACAGCTTCCCAGGGCTGCCCGTGTCGCAGAAGTCCTGGTCCATCATCGCCACGGCGGTGCTACTGCCCTGCGCCTTCCTTAAGAACCTCAAGGCCGTGTCCAAGTTCAGCCTGCTGTGCACTTTGGCCCACTTCGTCATTAACATTCTGGTCATTGCCTACTGCCTATCGCGGGCGCGCGACTGGGCCTGGGAGAAGGTCAAGTTCTATATCGACGTCAAGAAGTTTCCCATCTCCATTGGCATCATCGTGTTCAGCTACACGTCGCAGATCTTCCTGCCTTCGCTGGAGGGCAACATGCAGCAGCCCAGCGAGTTCCACTGCATGATGAACTGGACGCACATCGCCGCCTGCGTGCTCAAAGGCCTCTTCGCGCTCGTCGCCTACCTCACCTGGGCCGATGAGACCAAGGAGGTCATCACGGATAACCTGCCCGGCTCCATCCGCGCCGTGGTCAACATCTTCTTGGTGGCCAAGGCGTTGTTGTCCTACCCGTTGCCCTTCTTCGCTGCTGTCGAGGTGCTGGAGAAGTCGCTCTTCCAGGAAGGCAGCCGCGCCTTCTTCCCTGCCTGCTACGGGGGCGACGGGCGCCTCAAATCGTGGGGGCTGACTCTGCGCTGCGCGCTGGTCGTCTTCACGCTGCTCATGGCCATCTATGTGCCGCACTTTGCGCTGCTCATGGGCCTCACCGGCAGCCTCACCGGCGCCGGCCTCTGTTTCTTGCTGCCCAGCCTCTTCCACCTGCGCCTGCTCTGGCGCAAGCTGCTGTGGCACCAAGTCTTCTTCGATGTCGCCATCTTCGTCATCGGCGGCATCTGCAGCGTGTCCGGCTTCGTGCATTCGCTGGAGGGCCTCATTGAGGCCTACCGAACCAACGCGGAGGACTAG